The following are encoded together in the Scomber scombrus chromosome 7, fScoSco1.1, whole genome shotgun sequence genome:
- the LOC133983039 gene encoding hepcidin-like, translated as MKTFSVAVAVAVVLTFICIQQSSAVPVTEAQEMEEMMSNDSPVAANEETSEDSWMMPYNNRQKRGSKCRFCCGCCTPGICEVCCRF; from the exons ATGAAGACCTTCAGCGTTGCAGTTGCAGTGGCCGTTGTGCTCACCTTCATTTGCATTCAGCAAAGCTCTGCTGTCCCAGTCACTGAA GCGCaagagatggaggaaatgaTGAGCAATGACAGTCCAGTTGCAGCAAATGAAGAGACATCAGAGGACTCATGGATG ATGCCGTATAACAACAGACAGAAACGTGGCAGTAAGTGTCGCTTTTGCTGCGGCTGCTGCACCCCTGGTATCTGTGAAGTGTGCTGCAGATTCTGA